In one Oreochromis aureus strain Israel breed Guangdong linkage group 2, ZZ_aureus, whole genome shotgun sequence genomic region, the following are encoded:
- the ctsf gene encoding cathepsin F → MVVILRCCPLIRWLSLAVVLGSVLGLGEDLDRPLFGPPGSSIWVHDSDPGLKKALAFAEERYNRVSNAMHLRRVSRVISATKQLVKGIRYTLTVELSNTQCKKSTMLRTCDFYPELNQLKTEVCIFEVWDIPWQGASTLLKQKCQPKVESEVEESNKVEDPSTSQPLEESVELLGQFKEFMTKYNKVYSSQEEVDRRLRIFHENLKTAEKLQALDQGSAEYGVTKFSDLTEEEFRSTYLNPLLSQWTLHQPMKPATPAKGPSPDSWDWRDHGAVSPVKNQGMCGSCWAFSVIGNIEGQWFLKNGTLLSLSEQELVDCDGLDQACRGGLPSNAYEAIEKLGGLETESDYSYTGHKQRCDFTTGKVAAYINSSVELPKDEKEIAAWLAENGPVSVALNAFAMQFYRKGISHPLKIFCNPWMIDHAVLLVGYGERKGIPFWAIKNSWGEDYGEQGYYYLYKGSNACGINKMCSSAVVN, encoded by the exons ATGGTGGTCATATTGCGCTGTTGCCCGCTAATCCGGTGGCTGTCCCTGGCCGTTGTGCTGGGCTCGGTTCTCGGACTCGGTGAGGACCTCGACCGGCCTCTCTTCGGGCCCCCCGGCTCTTCTATCTGGGTCCACGACTCCGACCCGGGTCTTAAGAAGGCTCTGGCCTTTGCAGAGGAGCGATACAACCGGGTCTCCAATGCGATGCATCTCCGCAGAGTCAGCCGGGTCATCTCTGCCACCAAACAG CTGGTTAAAGGGATCCGTTACACTTTAACAGTGGAGCTGAGTAACACTCAATGTAAGAAGTCCACCATGCTCAGGACATGTGACTTCTATCCCGAGTTAAATCAACTCAAg ACAGAGGTCTGCATCTTTGAGGTGTGGGACATCCCTTGGCAGGGGGCGTCAACCTTGCTCAAACAGAAGTGCCAGCCCAAAG TTGAATCTGAAGTAGAAGAGAGCAACAAGGTAGAGGATCCATCCACCAGCCAGCCTCTGGAG GAGTCGGTAGAGCTGCTGGGCCAGTTTAAAGAGTTCATGACTAAGTACAATAAAGTCTACAGCAGTCAGGAGG AAGTGGACCGTCGTTTGCGCATCTTCCACGAGAACCTGAAGACTGCTGAGAAGCTCCAGGCTTTGGATCAAGGTTCAGCCGAGTATGGAGTCACCAAGTTCAGCGACCTCACCG AGGAGGAGTTTCGCTCTACATACTTAAACCCGCTGCTGAGTCAATGGACTCTCCATCAACCAATGAAACCAGCTACTCCTGCCAAAGGCCCCTCCCCTGACAGCTGGGATTGGAGGGATCATGGAGCTGTCAGTCCTGTTAAGAACCAG gGAATGTGTGGATCTTGCTGGGCATTTTCTGTCATAGGCAACATTGAAGGCCAGTGGTTCCTGAAAAATGGAACGTTGCTGTCACTTTCCGAACAAG AGCTGGTTGACTGCGACGGGCTGGACCAGGCGTGCAGAGGCGGCCTTCCATCAAATGCTTATGAAGCTATCGAGAAGCTGG GGGGTCTGGAGACTGAAAGTGACTACTCCTACACCGGGCACAAGCAGAGGTGTGACTTCACCACCGGGAAGGTGGCCGCCTACATCAACAGCTCCGTGGAGTTACCCAAAGATGAGAAGG AGATTGCTGCTTGGCTGGCTGAGAATGGGCCAGTCTCTGTTGCTCTGAATGCTTTTGCTATGCAG TTTTACAGGAAGGGTATATCTCACCCTCTGAAGATTTTCTGCAACCCCTGGATGATCGACCACGCTGTGCTGTTGGTGGGATATGGAGAac GTAAAGGTATTCCCTTCTGGGCCATCAAAAACAGCTGGGGGGAGGATTAtggagagcag GGTTACTACTACCTCTACAAGGGCTCCAATGCATGTGGGATCAACAAGATGTGCTCATCTGCTGTAGTCAACTGA
- the eif1ad gene encoding probable RNA-binding protein EIF1AD encodes MSQATKRKHVVKEVLGDFVTPTENQQIVKVTGSRGNNLHDAVTAQGETFLVSMPTKFRKNIWIKRGDYVIVDPIEEGEKVKAEISFILYKDHIQYLQKQNLWPEGFMDEHSSQDKTKKELEKDEDEEEDASDSEDDDSDLFVNTNRCNCQYSESEEDEDDSEEEEDEDEDKEKRRENAS; translated from the exons ATGTCACAGGCCACTAAACGCAAACACGTTGTCAAGGAGGTTCTTGGAGACTTTGTCACACCCACAGAAAACCAGCAGATCGTGAAG GTAACTGGGAGCCGTGGTAACAACCTACATGATGCTGTCACAGCTCAGGGTGAGACCTTCTTGGTGAGCATGCCCACCAAGTTCCGCAAGAACATCTGGATCAAGAGAG GTGACTATGTGATTGTGGATCCTATTGAAGAAGGAGAGAAGGTGAAGGCAGAGATCAGCTTTATTCTCTACAAGGATCACATTCAGTACCTACAAAAACAGAACCTCTG GCCAGAGGGCTTTATGGACGAGCATTCGTCGCAGGATAAGACAAAGAAAGAGCTGGAAAAGGATGAGGACGAGGAAGAGGATGCTAGCGATTCTGAAGATGACGATAGCGACCTCTTTGTAAACACTAACCGCTGTAACTGTCAGTACAGTGAAAGTGAGGAGGATGAGGACGATAGCGAAGAGGAAGAGGACGAGGATGAGGACAAAGAGAAAAGGAGGGAAAATGCTTCATAG